One Halalkalicoccus sp. CG83 DNA segment encodes these proteins:
- a CDS encoding HNH endonuclease, with amino-acid sequence MVQTDGTPEVEAAHIYPRSDNGQDDVRNGIALCRLHHWAFDGGWIEITTDYEISVLEKPDQEKYCEFEQLDGQEIA; translated from the coding sequence GTGGTGCAGACCGACGGGACGCCAGAAGTCGAAGCCGCACATATCTACCCACGGAGCGACAACGGTCAAGACGACGTTCGCAACGGAATCGCACTTTGTCGATTGCACCATTGGGCGTTCGATGGTGGCTGGATCGAGATTACAACTGACTACGAGATCAGCGTGCTCGAAAAGCCAGATCAAGAGAAATACTGTGAGTTCGAGCAGCTGGATGGACAAGAAATAGCATGA
- a CDS encoding HNH endonuclease — translation MAKGYPSDWDSRRRAVYKRDGYTCQNCGAQGGPYGNTELNAHHIVPKSKGGTHSKNNLVTICKPCHNAVHYNQQTPPPTQHQAPTQPQQNQNIALQMAEKDDLDQAETFFADFGETCIEAADFVENLGGDLAILSDGTLEDDTLEEKRVDLLQQLGTIDFQLEGFEGDYRLVDDIEIFINSLISLFITFENVGEIIEDDSKTASEKRQLIEPKLNRRIQQVRQDSQRVKRSLDDFNRQVGEAQKAVEAEQKSSSFLSRLFNF, via the coding sequence ATGGCCAAAGGATATCCATCAGACTGGGATTCACGCCGACGAGCAGTCTACAAAAGAGATGGATACACCTGCCAGAACTGCGGAGCACAAGGCGGACCATACGGAAACACGGAGCTGAACGCCCACCACATCGTACCCAAAAGCAAGGGAGGAACCCATTCTAAGAACAACTTAGTAACGATATGTAAACCGTGTCACAATGCAGTCCACTATAACCAGCAAACACCTCCACCAACACAGCATCAAGCACCTACTCAACCACAGCAAAACCAAAATATCGCTCTGCAAATGGCAGAGAAAGATGACCTGGACCAAGCAGAAACGTTCTTCGCTGATTTCGGAGAAACATGCATAGAAGCCGCCGACTTCGTCGAAAATCTAGGAGGGGATCTTGCCATCCTTTCCGACGGCACTCTCGAAGACGATACGCTTGAAGAGAAACGAGTAGATCTTCTACAACAACTAGGGACAATAGATTTCCAACTAGAAGGATTCGAAGGAGATTACAGACTTGTTGACGATATTGAAATCTTCATAAACAGCTTGATATCTCTCTTTATCACCTTTGAAAACGTTGGAGAAATAATCGAAGATGATTCAAAAACTGCCTCAGAGAAACGGCAGCTAATCGAACCAAAGCTTAACAGGAGAATTCAACAGGTACGTCAAGATAGTCAACGAGTAAAGAGATCCTTGGATGATTTCAACCGACAAGTAGGAGAAGCACAGAAAGCTGTAGAAGCTGAGCAGAAATCATCTTCATTTCTTTCTCGATTATTTAATTTCTAA
- a CDS encoding glycosyltransferase, with amino-acid sequence MADRPPVSVLLPTTRWTDACTELAAQLEDHDELLLIHDVEDDPITEQQHTPEGIRLIAAGEPEHCSGKANAIATGMEAARHDRLVWTDDDFHQPPDWLATLSADYEKYGPVSEVPYFIGQDPLSVLLEPLYASAGSLSIYRDNRIWGGAVIFERGDIDEAAFLDELRRTVSDDGLLMEYLQVTTVGRTRIVPIRGTIRETVERQVRWTQILRWHFPDVVAGTVLVLLLVLASAIMAPLPAAVLLTVLHLTVNKVLGVRRWTAVLAYPAVFVFVPLIVYALTRRTFVWGDRRYRWRGKFDVTVLD; translated from the coding sequence ATGGCCGACCGCCCACCGGTGAGCGTCCTCCTGCCAACAACACGCTGGACCGACGCCTGTACGGAGCTGGCCGCCCAACTCGAGGACCACGACGAACTCCTGCTCATCCACGACGTCGAGGACGACCCCATCACTGAACAACAACACACCCCCGAAGGCATCCGACTCATCGCCGCCGGTGAACCCGAGCACTGTTCGGGGAAGGCTAACGCCATCGCCACCGGGATGGAGGCCGCACGCCATGACCGTCTCGTCTGGACGGACGACGATTTTCACCAGCCCCCGGACTGGCTGGCAACCCTCAGTGCCGACTACGAGAAGTATGGGCCAGTCTCGGAAGTCCCGTACTTCATCGGGCAGGATCCCCTATCAGTACTACTCGAACCACTATATGCCTCGGCGGGTTCACTGAGTATCTATCGCGACAACCGAATCTGGGGTGGCGCGGTCATCTTCGAACGAGGCGACATCGACGAGGCCGCGTTTCTCGATGAACTTCGACGAACCGTCAGCGACGACGGACTCCTCATGGAGTACCTTCAAGTGACGACGGTCGGCCGGACACGGATCGTCCCGATCAGGGGCACGATCCGTGAGACGGTTGAGCGCCAAGTCCGGTGGACGCAGATTCTCCGGTGGCATTTCCCTGATGTCGTCGCCGGGACAGTGCTCGTCTTGCTACTCGTCCTCGCCAGTGCAATCATGGCTCCGCTTCCTGCGGCAGTCCTCCTCACCGTGTTACACCTCACCGTCAACAAGGTCCTGGGCGTCCGCCGATGGACGGCCGTACTAGCCTACCCGGCGGTGTTCGTCTTCGTGCCCCTGATCGTGTACGCACTGACTCGTCGGACGTTCGTTTGGGGTGACCGACGATACCGCTGGCGTGGGAAATTCGACGTGACGGTCCTCGACTAG
- a CDS encoding helix-turn-helix domain-containing protein, which translates to MVTILELELPTEEFALDKTLTTVSEAHIEIERVVADDSDRITPYLWVRTDDFDAFEAALDDDPTVKDVTELAETDDERSYQMTWIESIDLILQLLTDHEGTVTHAEGSADGWHLRVVFPDHESLSQAHDAIKEDGFRFEVRAVYDTDDPRHTQYGLTEIQHNTMVAALEAGYFDVPREVTLTEFAEQQGLTHQAVSERLRRATRQLAESTLTAHGDEEEE; encoded by the coding sequence ATGGTAACTATTCTCGAACTTGAACTCCCCACCGAAGAATTCGCGCTCGATAAGACACTGACAACGGTCTCAGAAGCTCATATCGAAATCGAACGGGTCGTCGCCGATGATTCTGATCGTATCACCCCCTATCTATGGGTGCGTACCGATGACTTCGATGCATTCGAAGCCGCCCTTGACGATGATCCGACAGTCAAGGACGTTACCGAATTAGCTGAAACGGATGACGAACGGTCGTATCAGATGACCTGGATCGAGTCGATTGATTTGATCCTTCAATTACTCACTGACCACGAGGGAACAGTCACTCATGCTGAGGGATCAGCTGACGGGTGGCATCTCCGTGTCGTGTTTCCGGACCATGAATCACTCTCACAGGCGCACGATGCTATCAAAGAGGACGGGTTTCGGTTTGAGGTGCGAGCGGTCTATGATACAGATGATCCCCGGCATACTCAATATGGACTCACAGAGATTCAACATAACACGATGGTAGCAGCTCTCGAGGCGGGTTATTTCGACGTACCACGCGAAGTGACGCTCACAGAGTTCGCCGAGCAACAGGGTTTAACACACCAAGCAGTATCAGAACGGCTTCGACGAGCAACGCGTCAACTCGCAGAGTCCACACTAACCGCTCATGGCGATGAAGAAGAGGAATAA
- a CDS encoding manganese-dependent inorganic pyrophosphatase, which produces MAHPVYVIGHQQPDTDTICSALAYARLKQAQGADVVPARAGKVNPETRFVLDRWDVEIPTLIDDAATDRLILVDHNEYSQAVSGAREAEIVEIVDHHRIGDIETSDPIFFRNEPVGSTATILTQLYDEADEAIDTETAGLLLSGLLSDTLVLRSPTTTDTDRSIAERLAETASVDYEEYGKELLQQKSKLGEKQPREMVLSDFKEFEFGSHHVGIGQIETVEQEEVLKQRDAILAAMNELVSERDYAVLLLLVTDVLGEESIALIAGDHVDTVEDALDTTFTDREAFLPGVMSRKNQVVPPLEETFS; this is translated from the coding sequence ATGGCACACCCCGTTTACGTTATCGGGCATCAACAGCCGGACACTGACACCATCTGCTCTGCCCTCGCGTATGCACGGTTGAAGCAGGCGCAGGGAGCGGATGTCGTCCCGGCCCGGGCTGGGAAGGTGAATCCTGAGACCCGGTTTGTCCTTGATCGCTGGGACGTCGAGATCCCCACCCTCATCGATGATGCAGCGACGGACCGGCTGATCCTCGTTGACCATAATGAGTACAGTCAGGCCGTGTCCGGCGCGCGGGAGGCGGAGATCGTCGAGATCGTGGACCACCACCGAATCGGGGACATAGAGACCAGCGACCCCATCTTCTTCCGAAACGAACCAGTTGGATCCACCGCCACCATCCTCACGCAACTGTACGACGAAGCGGACGAGGCGATCGACACCGAGACCGCCGGTCTGCTGCTCAGCGGTCTACTGAGCGATACTCTTGTGCTTCGATCCCCGACGACCACCGACACGGATCGAAGTATAGCCGAACGACTGGCTGAGACAGCCAGTGTGGACTACGAGGAGTACGGCAAAGAGTTGCTCCAACAGAAAAGCAAGCTCGGGGAGAAACAGCCTCGGGAGATGGTGCTGAGTGACTTCAAAGAATTCGAGTTCGGATCTCATCATGTCGGCATTGGACAGATTGAAACCGTAGAACAGGAGGAGGTGTTGAAGCAGCGCGATGCTATACTCGCCGCGATGAACGAACTCGTCTCAGAGCGGGACTACGCCGTACTCCTGTTACTTGTCACAGACGTGCTTGGGGAGGAATCCATCGCCCTCATCGCCGGCGACCATGTGGACACGGTGGAAGATGCCCTCGATACCACGTTCACGGATCGGGAAGCATTCTTGCCCGGCGTTATGTCTCGCAAGAACCAGGTCGTCCCGCCACTTGAGGAGACCTTCAGCTGA